The window GTTCGCTTCGACCTCGTGGGTGATGCGCGCGCGTGCGTCGTAGAAGGTCGGCAGCACGCCGAGCACCTCGATCGGGTGGACCAGGACTTCCTCGATGCGGCGCAGGGTCTTGAGGATCTGCTTGACGCCCACCATGGAGAGGTAGTCGCAGGCCACGGGGATGATCACGTGGTCGGCGAAGGTGAGCGCGTTCTGGTTGACGATGGAGAGCGAGGGCGCGCAATCCATGATGATGTAGTCGTAGCCCGTCAGGTTCTTGCAGCGCTCGGCCAGGATTTTCTCACGGCGGCTCGCGCCGGTGAGAATGATCTCGGCCGAGGCGACGGTTTCGTTGGAAGTGACCACGTCCAGATTGTCGCGGATCGGGACCGCCGCCTGCGAGGGGCAGAGCCCGTCGACGAGCACGTGGTAGATCGAATGTTCACCGGCGATGCCCAGCGAGACGCCCACCGAGCCCTGCGAGTCCATGTCGATGAGCAGGACGCGCTT is drawn from Chrysiogenia bacterium and contains these coding sequences:
- a CDS encoding ParA family protein yields the protein MGGGTAYACSPACRTRLLESAPPARTVRRIAVMNQKGGTGKTTTSVNLAAGLAQEGKRVLLIDMDSQGSVGVSLGIAGEHSIYHVLVDGLCPSQAAVPIRDNLDVVTSNETVASAEIILTGASRREKILAERCKNLTGYDYIIMDCAPSLSIVNQNALTFADHVIIPVACDYLSMVGVKQILKTLRRIEEVLVHPIEVLGVLPTFYDARARITHEVEANLRAHFGEKVFDPIRSNTRLKEAPSHRKTIYEYAPTSSAAEDYTALTRRVEALFNQAESSSQAALRAAAC